In the genome of Drosophila yakuba strain Tai18E2 chromosome 3R, Prin_Dyak_Tai18E2_2.1, whole genome shotgun sequence, one region contains:
- the LOC6538987 gene encoding 39S ribosomal protein L32, mitochondrial, with amino-acid sequence MSRNLFLSITNLFRNLESLFLPHGGHPPALALAGFQHEHSHRSSQEFSLKQLIGDGMLWAVPKHRRSVEKRLKRKFGYPEYNWKPLREKRNIRSCLQCGHDHEMGVLCPFCYQKVLKETELMQSKIQETLGLDPVDKEVIVLYEGEKAEQSSDELKNKRIVEMKKPRPMWFTKNLLQKSTQQLSETKEVKPSDLA; translated from the exons ATGTCtagaaatttgtttttatcaatTACAAACTTGTTTAGGAACTTGGAGAGCCTGTTCTTGCCACATGGAGGACACCCGCCCG CGCTGGCGTTGGCCGGTTTTCAGCATGAGCACAGCCATAGATCCtcccaggaattcagtttGAAGCAGCTCATTGGCGACGGAATGCTGTGGGCTGTGCCGAAACACAGGAGGTCCGTGGAGAAACGCCTGAAGCGGAAGTTCGGGTATCCGGAATACAATTGGAAGCCTTTGCGGGAGAAGAGGAACATCCGCTCCTGTCTGCAATGCGGCCATGACCACGAGATGGGCGTCCTGTGTC CCTTCTGCTACCAAAAGGTCCTGAAGGAGACTGAGCTTATGCAGTCGAAAATCCAGGAGACCCTGGGTCTCGATCCCGTGGACAAGGAAGTAATCGTTCTTTACGAGGGAGAGAAGGCCGAACAGTCCTCGGATGAGCTGAAAAACAAACGCATAGTGGAGATGAAGAAGCCTCGTCCCATGTGGTTCACCAAGAATCTGCTCCAAAAATCCACGCAGCAATTGTCCGAAACCAAGGAAGTCAAGCCCTCCGACTTGGCCTAG
- the LOC6538988 gene encoding methionyl-tRNA formyltransferase, mitochondrial isoform X1 translates to MFCGQSLVNNFYKYKRKVWQNVSPIVQRCKGTYHPPKILFFGTDNFSLPSLQALHKNCGDRLGVVTSFKSPANCVRSYAEKEKLPLQKWPIDPSVCLKFDLGVVVSFGHLIPANIISGFPNGMINVHASLLPKWRGAAPIIYAIMKGDASTGVSIMKIEPHRFDIGAILAQRKVAIEPNVFMPDLHASLASLGADLLVDTVNNLSVRLKEAQPQDITKASYAPKITSKITEVIWSELSASEIYTRHRALYGYKNLTTNFLGKQVQLLELRLPEKELPMQEPGAVSYLRKARSLIIGCAQQSQLEVLQLRVEGRKPMSAQDFNNGFLKQARCLSFTENKLASTC, encoded by the exons ATGTTTTGCGGCCAGAGTTTAgtcaataatttttacaaatataaaagaaaagtgtGGCAGAATGTGAGTCCAATTGTGCAGCGCTGCAAGGGAACTTACCAcccacccaaaattctcttttTCGGCACCGACAACTTTTCCTTGCCCAGCTTACAGGCGCTACACAAAAACTGCGG TGACCGCTTGGGAGTGGTTACCTCCTTCAAGAGTCCCGCCAACTGCGTGCGGAGCTATGCGGAGAAGGAGAAGCTGCCACTGCAAAAGTGGCCCATAGATCCATCTGTGTGTCTCAAGTTTGATCTGGGTGTAGTGGTTTCCTTTGGCCACCTGATTCCTGCTAATATCATCAGTGGATTTCCCAATGGAATGATCAATGTTCATGCTAGTCTGTTGCCCAAGTGGCGGGGAGCTGCTCCCATCATATATGCCATCATGAAGGGAGATGCCAGCACTGGGGTTTCCATCATGAAAATCGAACCTCACCGCTTCGATATCGGTGCT ATTCTAGCGCAGCGGAAGGTGGCAATCGAGCCCAATGTCTTCATGCCGGATCTGCATGCATCTCTGGCGTCGTTAGGTGCCGATTTACTTGTGGATACTGTGAACAACCTATCAGTAAGACTTAAGGAGGCCCAACCGCAGGATATTACAAAGGCCAGCTATG CTCCCAAGATCACCAGTAAAATCACAGAAGTCATCTGGTCTGAGCTTAGTGCCTCTGAAATATACACCCGTCATAGAGCTTTGTATGGCTACAAAAACCTCACCACCAACTTTTTGGGCAAACAAGTGCAGCTGCTGGAGTTGCGCTTACCAGAAAAGGAACTCCCAATGCAAGAGCCTGGTGCTGTCAGCTACCTGAGGAAGGCGAGATCCCTGATAATCGGATGTGCTCAGCAGAGCCAGTTGGAAGTGCTGCAATTACGCGTGGAAGGCAGAAAACCTATGAGTGCCCAGGACTTTAACAACGGCTTCCTGAAGCAAGCAAGGTGCTTATCCTTTACAGAGAATAAACTAGCATCGACTTGTTAA
- the LOC6538988 gene encoding methionyl-tRNA formyltransferase, mitochondrial isoform X2 has protein sequence MINVHASLLPKWRGAAPIIYAIMKGDASTGVSIMKIEPHRFDIGAILAQRKVAIEPNVFMPDLHASLASLGADLLVDTVNNLSVRLKEAQPQDITKASYAPKITSKITEVIWSELSASEIYTRHRALYGYKNLTTNFLGKQVQLLELRLPEKELPMQEPGAVSYLRKARSLIIGCAQQSQLEVLQLRVEGRKPMSAQDFNNGFLKQARCLSFTENKLASTC, from the exons ATGATCAATGTTCATGCTAGTCTGTTGCCCAAGTGGCGGGGAGCTGCTCCCATCATATATGCCATCATGAAGGGAGATGCCAGCACTGGGGTTTCCATCATGAAAATCGAACCTCACCGCTTCGATATCGGTGCT ATTCTAGCGCAGCGGAAGGTGGCAATCGAGCCCAATGTCTTCATGCCGGATCTGCATGCATCTCTGGCGTCGTTAGGTGCCGATTTACTTGTGGATACTGTGAACAACCTATCAGTAAGACTTAAGGAGGCCCAACCGCAGGATATTACAAAGGCCAGCTATG CTCCCAAGATCACCAGTAAAATCACAGAAGTCATCTGGTCTGAGCTTAGTGCCTCTGAAATATACACCCGTCATAGAGCTTTGTATGGCTACAAAAACCTCACCACCAACTTTTTGGGCAAACAAGTGCAGCTGCTGGAGTTGCGCTTACCAGAAAAGGAACTCCCAATGCAAGAGCCTGGTGCTGTCAGCTACCTGAGGAAGGCGAGATCCCTGATAATCGGATGTGCTCAGCAGAGCCAGTTGGAAGTGCTGCAATTACGCGTGGAAGGCAGAAAACCTATGAGTGCCCAGGACTTTAACAACGGCTTCCTGAAGCAAGCAAGGTGCTTATCCTTTACAGAGAATAAACTAGCATCGACTTGTTAA
- the LOC6538989 gene encoding protein spindle-F, with translation MEASAAKMTPMASSTSTSGSTNTPSSDKMNYALQVALQTIKERCIQLQRRVASMEEENQRLREASGRSQGAPTANEIGVTGDVLSLKAQVSELQRQKEQLEEHIGMVSNENRRLWSRLSQISKDQQLNAVTSSADSRAQQNQNLVRSKTFTQHSPNPHLRQKMLSDGIKDLSLEEIALDDFGASSEELGYPYNLQKVEETTSEPDANVDAKRCMDGLQEMRREAMKQQQELSSALTLLESRMALKPCPECAQKTFKKPEMADKSLETDDSLTSELKNYESQHNGHNGTPPSQRINIIQEKIKADAADAMEKTCPMCGKQYSSQVSFNAFREHVEMHFIDDALELESENSMERQFEFVSHAVGDF, from the exons ATGGAGGCATCTGCTGCCAAAATGACACCCATGGCCAGTTCCACGTCCACTTCCGGATCCACAAACACCCCTTCCAGTGACAAAATGAACTACGCACTGCAAGTGGCGCTGCAGACGATAAAGGAGCGGTGCATCCAGCTGCAGCGCCGCGTGGCCAGCATGGAGGAGGAGAACCAGCGGCTGAGAGAAGCCTCCGGCAGGTCACAAGGTGCTCCAACTGCAAACGAAATCGGAGTCACTGGGGATGTTCTCTCCCTGAAAGCACAAGTCTCAGAGCTGCAGCGCcaaaaggagcagctggaggagcacaTTGGCATGGTGTCCAACGAGAACAGACGCCTCTGGTCCCGCCTGTCGCAGATCTCCAAGGATCAGCAGCTAAACGCTGTGACCAGCTCAGCAGACTCGCGTGCCCAGCAAAACCAGAACCTGGTGCGCTCCAAGACCTTCACGCAGCACTCCCCCAATCCTCACCTACGCCAAAAGATGCTCTCCGATGGCATAAAGGATCTCAGCCTGGAGGAAATAGCCTTGGATGACTTCGGTGCCAGTAGTGAGGAACTGGGTTACCCCTACAACCTGCAAAAGGTGGAGGAAACCACTAGTGAACCAGATGCCAATGTGGATGCCAAAAGATGTATGGATGGACTGCAGGAGATGAGGCGAGAGGCCatgaagcagcagcaggagctcaGCTCGGCTCTGACTTTACTAGAAAGTCGCATGG CTCTGAAACCCTGTCCGGAATGTGCCCAGAAAACCTTCAAAAAGCCGGAGATGGCCGACAAAAGTCTGGAAACGGACGACAGCCTGACCAGCGAGCTGAAGAACTATGAGAGCCAGCACAACGGACACAATGGAACGCCGCCCAGCCAGAGAATTAATATCATACAagagaaaattaaagcagatgCAGCCGATGCAATGGAGAAGACCTGCCCTATGTGCGGCAAGCAGTATTCCAGCCAAGTGTCCTTCAATGCCTTCCGCGAGCACGTCGAGATGCACTTCATCGATGATGCACTCGAGTTGGAATCGGAGAACAGCATGGAGCGCCAGTTTGAGTTTGTTTCCCATGCGGTGGGCGACTTCTGA